The proteins below come from a single Kitasatospora sp. NBC_00315 genomic window:
- a CDS encoding class I SAM-dependent methyltransferase: protein MRDDLPDETRRVHLSRTFDEDAELYDRARPGYPPELFEDLAELAGVGPGCRVLEVGAGTGKATVPLAGLGCRITAVELGAEMAAVARRNLAGHGAVEVVTADFETWPLPEEPFDAVVAATAFHWIDPAVRMTRAADALRSGGALAVVATQHVAGGSVEFFAEVQDCYERFDPATPPGLRLPAAADVDGSAHADEVARSGRYGPVLTRRHAWDLSYTTAEYLEVLRTYSNHRALPPPAREGLLGGIAALIDGRYGGRVTKRYLTELRVSRTT from the coding sequence GTGCGCGACGACCTGCCTGACGAGACACGCCGTGTCCACCTGAGCCGGACCTTCGACGAGGACGCGGAGCTGTACGACCGGGCCAGGCCCGGGTATCCGCCGGAGCTGTTCGAGGATCTCGCCGAGCTCGCCGGTGTCGGCCCCGGCTGCCGCGTCCTAGAGGTGGGGGCGGGCACCGGCAAGGCCACCGTGCCGCTCGCCGGGCTCGGCTGCCGGATCACCGCCGTCGAGCTGGGCGCGGAGATGGCCGCCGTCGCCCGACGCAACCTGGCCGGCCACGGGGCGGTGGAGGTCGTGACGGCGGACTTCGAGACCTGGCCGCTGCCCGAGGAGCCGTTCGACGCCGTCGTCGCGGCGACGGCGTTCCACTGGATCGATCCGGCGGTTCGCATGACCAGGGCCGCCGACGCGCTGCGGTCCGGTGGCGCCCTGGCCGTGGTCGCCACGCAGCACGTGGCGGGCGGCAGCGTGGAGTTCTTCGCCGAGGTCCAGGACTGCTACGAGCGTTTCGACCCCGCCACCCCGCCGGGCCTACGGCTCCCCGCCGCAGCGGACGTCGACGGCTCGGCCCACGCGGACGAGGTGGCCCGCAGCGGCCGGTACGGCCCCGTCCTCACCCGGCGCCACGCGTGGGACCTCTCGTACACCACGGCCGAGTACCTGGAGGTGCTGCGGACCTACTCCAACCACCGGGCACTGCCACCGCCGGCCCGGGAGGGGTTGTTGGGAGGCATCGCCGCACTGATCGACGGCCGGTACGGCGGCCGGGTCACCAAGCGGTACCTCACGGAGCTGAGGGTCTCCCGAACGACCTGA
- a CDS encoding histidine decarboxylase produces the protein MSRTDTLPVAARHDAAAPPAVHEADGRTQDPLVPAARTPVREVPSVSPRSGSALHRSRGPADEPGAEEFELPAGGLGNERRLRALDRMDEYLTSKRRNLLGYQATQETGGCAFDLGRFMQHNINNLGDPFQSGGYKPNTKVVERAVLDYYAALWHAERPYAADDPESYWGYVLSMGSTEGNMYALWNARDYLSGKALIQAPTGAAGTSRYVRAPSEPGNPNACRPVAFYSEDTHYSFAKAVQVLGVETFHAVGTEKYPDDCPLAGPQGPSSEWPTEVPSRSGPSGHSWDGTGEIDVDALAVLVEFFAAKGHPVFISLNLGSTFKGAHDDVREVCERLLPIFEKHGLIQGEVAGGRDPGTGEPLVDLRRRFWIHVDGALGAGYAPFVRMAGADPAGFGWTPDTGLPEFDFGITLPTREFGDLDMVSSIAMSGHKWPGAPWPCGIYMTKVKYQICPPSQPEYIGAPDTTFAGSRNGFSPLVLWDHLSRHSYQDQVNRIRRAQELAAYLEQRLRHLEREKGIELWPARTPGAITVRFRKPGPELVEKWSLSSQDVLTDPGDEGTRRGYVHVFLMSSVDRAKLDALLEDLGNDPLLLGSGPRAAATGRASADAAAQPM, from the coding sequence ATGAGCCGAACCGACACCCTGCCCGTGGCGGCGAGACACGACGCGGCCGCGCCGCCGGCCGTCCACGAGGCGGACGGACGGACCCAGGACCCCCTTGTACCGGCCGCCCGCACGCCCGTCCGGGAGGTGCCCTCCGTGTCCCCCCGGAGCGGGTCGGCTCTCCATCGGTCGAGGGGCCCGGCCGACGAGCCGGGCGCCGAGGAGTTCGAACTCCCGGCCGGAGGACTGGGCAACGAGCGGCGCCTGCGCGCGCTCGACCGGATGGACGAGTACCTGACGAGCAAGCGCCGGAACCTGCTCGGCTACCAGGCGACCCAGGAGACCGGCGGCTGCGCCTTCGACCTCGGCCGGTTCATGCAGCACAACATCAACAACCTCGGCGACCCGTTCCAGAGCGGCGGCTACAAGCCCAACACCAAGGTCGTCGAGCGCGCGGTGCTCGACTACTACGCCGCCCTGTGGCACGCCGAGCGGCCCTACGCCGCCGACGACCCCGAGTCGTACTGGGGTTACGTGCTCTCCATGGGCTCGACCGAGGGCAACATGTACGCGCTCTGGAACGCCCGGGACTACCTGAGCGGAAAGGCGCTGATCCAGGCGCCGACCGGTGCCGCGGGCACCTCGCGGTACGTCCGGGCCCCGTCCGAGCCGGGCAACCCCAACGCCTGCCGCCCGGTGGCGTTCTACTCCGAGGACACCCACTACTCGTTCGCCAAGGCCGTCCAGGTACTGGGCGTCGAGACCTTCCACGCCGTTGGCACGGAGAAGTACCCGGACGACTGCCCGCTGGCCGGGCCGCAGGGCCCGTCGTCCGAGTGGCCCACCGAGGTGCCCTCCCGCAGCGGCCCGTCCGGTCACTCCTGGGACGGCACCGGCGAGATCGACGTCGACGCCCTCGCCGTGCTGGTCGAGTTCTTCGCCGCCAAGGGGCACCCGGTCTTCATCAGCCTCAACCTCGGCAGCACCTTCAAGGGTGCCCACGACGACGTGCGGGAGGTCTGCGAGCGCCTGCTGCCGATCTTCGAGAAGCACGGGCTGATCCAGGGCGAGGTGGCGGGCGGCAGGGACCCAGGCACCGGCGAGCCGCTGGTCGACCTGCGGCGGCGCTTCTGGATCCACGTGGACGGAGCCCTCGGCGCCGGGTACGCCCCGTTCGTACGGATGGCGGGCGCCGACCCGGCGGGATTCGGCTGGACCCCCGACACCGGCCTCCCCGAGTTCGACTTCGGCATCACGCTGCCCACACGGGAGTTCGGCGACCTCGACATGGTGTCCTCGATCGCCATGAGCGGCCACAAGTGGCCCGGCGCGCCGTGGCCCTGCGGCATCTACATGACGAAGGTCAAGTACCAGATCTGCCCGCCCTCCCAGCCCGAGTACATCGGCGCCCCCGACACCACCTTCGCCGGTTCGCGCAACGGCTTCTCCCCGCTGGTGCTCTGGGACCACCTCTCCCGGCACTCCTACCAGGACCAGGTGAACCGGATCCGCCGGGCCCAGGAGCTGGCCGCCTACCTGGAGCAGCGACTCCGGCACCTGGAGCGGGAGAAGGGCATCGAGCTGTGGCCGGCCCGCACTCCGGGCGCCATCACCGTACGGTTCCGCAAGCCCGGCCCCGAGCTGGTGGAGAAGTGGTCGCTGTCCTCACAGGACGTCCTGACGGACCCGGGCGACGAGGGCACCCGGCGCGGCTACGTGCACGTCTTCCTGATGTCCTCGGTCGACCGCGCCAAGCTGGACGCCCTGTTGGAAGACCTCGGCAACGACCCGCTCCTCCTCGGCTCCGGGCCCCGGGCGGCCGCCACGGGACGAGCGTCGGCGGACGCTGCCGCGCAGCCGATGTGA
- a CDS encoding Lrp/AsnC family transcriptional regulator, with protein MPNIPQRRQTPLDDVDRAILRILADNARTPNNALADAVGIAPSTCLARVRALRETGVIRAYRAEIAPAAIGLPLQAMISVRLRAHTREQNESFRDAAPDMPGVVAVFHMAGSDDYLLHVALAHPDALRDFVVDHLTTHPAVAQTRTNLIFEQIAGRRNLMPDG; from the coding sequence GTGCCGAACATTCCCCAGCGGCGGCAGACGCCTCTCGACGACGTGGACCGGGCGATCCTGCGCATCCTCGCCGACAACGCCCGCACACCGAACAACGCGCTCGCGGACGCGGTGGGCATCGCGCCCTCGACGTGCCTGGCCCGGGTCCGCGCGCTGCGCGAGACCGGGGTGATCCGTGCCTACCGGGCCGAGATCGCTCCTGCGGCGATCGGACTGCCGCTCCAGGCGATGATCTCGGTCCGGCTCCGGGCCCACACCCGGGAACAGAACGAGAGCTTCCGCGACGCCGCCCCCGACATGCCCGGCGTGGTCGCGGTGTTCCACATGGCCGGATCGGACGACTACCTGCTCCACGTCGCCCTCGCGCACCCCGACGCCCTGCGCGACTTCGTGGTGGACCACCTCACCACCCACCCTGCGGTGGCGCAGACCCGGACCAACCTGATCTTCGAGCAGATCGCCGGCCGCCGGAACCTGATGCCGGACGGCTGA
- a CDS encoding GAP family protein, which translates to MGDAVGQMLASAVGIAISPLPLIAVILMLATPRGRANGIAFTTGWIVTLGVVTTVIVLAGSNIDSTAAGPTWSYWLKLVLGALFLALGTRQWRDRPREGHIAEPPGWMRAIDRFTPGRSAALAAALVAANPKNLVLAIGGGVSIATSSASVGGKTVAAVLMVLVGSLCTLLPLGVYVFGGAKATKVLGEWKAWMSAHNAAVMTVVLVVLGAKYLGDAITGLTT; encoded by the coding sequence GTGGGTGACGCGGTCGGCCAGATGCTCGCCTCGGCGGTCGGCATCGCCATCAGCCCCCTGCCGCTGATCGCGGTGATCCTGATGCTGGCCACCCCCCGCGGCCGGGCCAACGGGATCGCCTTCACCACCGGCTGGATCGTCACACTGGGCGTGGTGACCACCGTGATCGTGCTCGCCGGCTCGAACATCGACTCCACGGCCGCCGGACCGACGTGGTCCTACTGGCTCAAGCTCGTCCTGGGCGCGCTGTTCCTCGCCCTCGGCACCAGGCAGTGGCGGGACCGGCCCCGCGAGGGCCACATCGCCGAGCCGCCCGGCTGGATGCGCGCGATCGACCGCTTCACCCCGGGGCGGTCGGCCGCGCTGGCCGCCGCCCTGGTGGCGGCGAACCCGAAGAACCTGGTGCTGGCGATCGGCGGCGGGGTTTCCATCGCGACCAGCTCGGCGTCGGTCGGCGGCAAGACCGTGGCGGCGGTCCTGATGGTGCTGGTGGGCTCGCTCTGCACGCTGCTGCCGCTGGGTGTGTACGTCTTCGGCGGAGCGAAGGCGACCAAGGTCCTGGGCGAGTGGAAGGCGTGGATGTCCGCCCACAACGCGGCGGTCATGACGGTCGTCCTGGTCGTCCTCGGCGCCAAGTACCTCGGCGACGCGATCACCGGCCTGACGACATGA
- a CDS encoding SHOCT domain-containing protein: MDNYPLLNLFWTMLEFFLWILWFFLLFKIITDIFRSHDMGGWGKAGWTIFVILLPLIGVLVYLIARGGSMHERDLDQAAQADKAFKSYVREAAGPGGGGAAGGSQVDELAKLADLKNSGALTQEEYQKAKDKLLT; the protein is encoded by the coding sequence ATGGACAACTACCCGCTTCTCAACCTGTTCTGGACCATGCTGGAGTTCTTCCTCTGGATCCTCTGGTTCTTCCTGCTCTTCAAGATCATCACGGACATCTTCCGCAGCCATGACATGGGCGGCTGGGGCAAGGCCGGTTGGACGATCTTCGTGATCCTGCTCCCGCTCATCGGCGTCCTCGTCTACCTCATCGCCCGCGGCGGCTCCATGCACGAACGTGACCTGGACCAGGCCGCACAGGCCGACAAGGCGTTCAAGTCGTACGTCCGGGAGGCGGCCGGGCCCGGGGGCGGTGGCGCGGCGGGCGGCAGCCAGGTCGACGAACTCGCCAAGCTCGCCGATCTCAAGAACAGCGGCGCGCTCACCCAGGAGGAGTACCAGAAGGCGAAGGACAAGCTGCTCACCTGA
- a CDS encoding histone deacetylase, whose protein sequence is MTTPERPVPFGAGAGTAPTTEQVWYASYGSNMDLARLAYYLCGGRPAGAVWTNPGCRDPRPPGRSLPVLLPGQLYFALESTAWTGGVAFHDPLDPGEMPAVAHLVSGRQFSDIAAQETRRGPGEDLDLRAVLAHGLVRLGPEPYRTLYCPGLLDGRAVLTFTAPWRSAGAALNSPAAAYLGHLAAGLREVHGWGAERIGEYLSGRPGAAGAWSAAEVAGLPQAGGRPERKIPGPPP, encoded by the coding sequence ATGACGACACCGGAGCGGCCCGTGCCATTCGGCGCCGGGGCCGGCACCGCGCCGACCACGGAGCAGGTCTGGTACGCCTCGTACGGTTCGAACATGGACCTGGCCCGGCTCGCGTACTACCTCTGCGGCGGGCGCCCGGCCGGGGCGGTGTGGACCAACCCGGGGTGCCGGGACCCTCGGCCGCCGGGGCGCTCGCTGCCCGTTCTGCTCCCGGGGCAGCTGTACTTCGCCCTGGAGTCCACGGCCTGGACCGGCGGGGTCGCCTTCCACGACCCGCTGGATCCCGGCGAGATGCCCGCCGTGGCCCATCTGGTCTCCGGCCGCCAGTTCTCGGACATCGCCGCCCAGGAGACACGCCGCGGGCCCGGCGAGGACCTGGACCTGCGCGCCGTCCTGGCACACGGTCTGGTCCGACTCGGCCCCGAGCCGTACCGGACCCTGTACTGCCCCGGCCTGCTGGACGGCCGCGCGGTCCTGACCTTCACCGCGCCCTGGCGCAGCGCCGGAGCCGCGTTGAACAGTCCTGCCGCCGCGTATCTGGGGCATCTGGCGGCAGGGCTGCGCGAGGTGCACGGCTGGGGCGCCGAACGGATCGGGGAGTACCTCAGCGGACGGCCGGGGGCGGCGGGGGCCTGGAGCGCGGCCGAGGTGGCGGGCCTCCCGCAGGCGGGCGGCCGACCGGAGCGCAAGATTCCCGGGCCGCCGCCATAA
- a CDS encoding methylated-DNA--[protein]-cysteine S-methyltransferase, with translation MTISWITVDTPLPSGPMRVAVTPRGVVAACYLADDAGPRSEPCTDPAKIDAVTGRITEYLAGERRTLDLPIDWSRAGGPHGSVLAALLAAVPYGQTITYGELAARSGVFEDITEPGVAARAVGQMMAANPVPLLVPCHRVVAADGLGGFGGGRVGIEVKRWLLTLEGVLEPTLDWNGPG, from the coding sequence ATGACGATCTCCTGGATCACGGTCGACACGCCGTTGCCGAGCGGGCCGATGCGCGTCGCGGTGACCCCGAGGGGCGTGGTGGCGGCCTGCTATCTCGCGGACGACGCGGGACCGCGGAGCGAGCCGTGCACCGACCCGGCCAAGATCGACGCGGTGACCGGCCGGATCACCGAGTACCTCGCCGGGGAGCGCCGCACGCTGGACCTGCCCATCGACTGGTCCCGGGCCGGCGGCCCGCACGGCTCCGTCCTGGCGGCGCTGCTCGCCGCGGTCCCGTACGGGCAGACCATCACCTATGGTGAACTGGCCGCCCGCAGTGGGGTGTTCGAGGACATCACCGAGCCGGGCGTGGCCGCCAGGGCGGTCGGCCAGATGATGGCCGCCAACCCCGTCCCGCTCCTGGTCCCCTGCCACCGGGTGGTCGCGGCGGACGGCCTCGGCGGCTTCGGCGGTGGCCGGGTCGGGATCGAGGTGAAGCGCTGGCTGCTCACCCTGGAGGGCGTGCTGGAACCGACGTTGGACTGGAACGGCCCGGGCTGA
- a CDS encoding ATP-grasp domain-containing protein, with protein sequence MSAPVRIWLNRTYAENIFFIQQLRDAQRAVEVHATHVDADSPVLAAADVASLEPEGLAPDEYVAFALEYCARNAVDVFLPRLNQLAISLHHKEFLAVGTTLACPPATAIAAFASKVDGYAAITAAGLPTPPWWQVRTADELLDAVTRIEAADGIPCLKPASGAGGEGFRVLTREPFGLHRLAGAPNAHVQLDQVLAALDAAEEPVDLLVMPYLEGPEVSVDCLADRDGRLVTAVGRTKHRRRRTFTTAARYLEPARHLVETLGMAYLSNVQFRHHHGEPVIIDVNTRPSGGLHQLRLCGLNLPWNAVQLALGETPTTGPLDRLAGIEYTLVSGVQPLLPRQVPPALERVPVAFDLV encoded by the coding sequence GTGAGCGCACCCGTACGCATCTGGCTCAACCGCACCTACGCCGAGAACATCTTCTTCATCCAGCAACTGCGCGACGCGCAGCGGGCGGTCGAGGTCCACGCCACCCACGTCGACGCCGACTCCCCCGTGCTGGCCGCCGCCGACGTCGCCTCCCTGGAACCCGAGGGCCTGGCGCCCGACGAGTACGTCGCCTTCGCGCTGGAGTACTGCGCCCGCAACGCCGTCGACGTCTTCCTGCCCCGGTTGAACCAGCTCGCCATCTCGCTGCACCACAAGGAGTTCCTGGCGGTGGGCACGACACTGGCCTGCCCGCCGGCCACCGCGATCGCGGCCTTCGCCAGCAAGGTCGACGGCTACGCGGCGATAACCGCAGCCGGGCTCCCCACCCCGCCCTGGTGGCAGGTGCGCACCGCCGACGAGCTGCTCGACGCCGTCACCCGGATCGAGGCCGCCGACGGGATCCCCTGCCTCAAGCCCGCCTCCGGGGCCGGCGGCGAGGGCTTCCGGGTGCTCACCCGTGAGCCCTTCGGACTGCACCGGCTGGCCGGCGCCCCGAACGCGCACGTCCAGCTCGACCAGGTGCTGGCGGCGCTGGACGCCGCCGAGGAGCCGGTGGACCTGCTGGTCATGCCGTACCTGGAGGGCCCCGAGGTGTCGGTCGACTGCCTGGCCGACCGGGACGGCCGGCTGGTCACCGCCGTGGGGCGCACCAAGCACCGCCGCAGACGCACGTTCACCACCGCCGCGCGCTACCTGGAGCCGGCCCGCCACCTGGTCGAGACCCTCGGCATGGCGTACCTCTCGAACGTGCAGTTCCGGCACCACCACGGCGAGCCGGTGATCATCGACGTCAACACCCGGCCCTCCGGCGGCCTGCACCAGCTCCGGCTGTGCGGGCTCAACCTGCCTTGGAACGCGGTGCAGTTGGCGCTCGGCGAGACCCCGACCACCGGACCGCTGGACCGGCTCGCGGGCATCGAGTACACCCTGGTGTCCGGCGTCCAGCCTCTGCTGCCCCGCCAGGTGCCGCCGGCGCTGGAGCGCGTGCCGGTCGCCTTCGACCTGGTCTAG
- a CDS encoding family 2B encapsulin nanocompartment shell protein, whose protein sequence is MSTETNLGIPAQGEQPQTRQQQSLGTAGAKNLATTTKSAPQMQGISSRWLLRMLPWVQVAGGTYRVNRRLTYAVGRGRVSFVKTGADVRLVPPSLRELPVLRGFEDDALLAELATRFVQRDFSAGDVLVDAGRPVEEVFLIAHGKVNKVGTGKYGHETVIGFLADGDHLGDEALLQADATWEYTVKAATAGTLLALPWPAFQELADRSEALRGQILSHLAGSQAAQNRHGEAEIELSVGHEGEHELPGTFVDYELAPREYELSVAQTVLQVHSRVADLYNQPMNQIEQQLKLTIEALREAQEHELINNREFGLLQNADYDQRIQTHSGPPTPDDMDELLSRRRGTKFFLAHPKAIAAFGRECSRRGLYPDALEVHGHHVPAWRGVPIFPSNKIPILDGHTSSIIALRTGEDNQGVIGLHQTGIPDEYQPSLSVRFMGINEKAIISYLVSAYYSAAILVPDAIGILENVDIARPRD, encoded by the coding sequence ATGTCGACCGAAACCAACCTCGGTATTCCTGCGCAGGGCGAGCAGCCGCAAACCCGGCAGCAGCAGAGCCTTGGCACGGCGGGCGCGAAGAACCTCGCGACCACCACCAAGTCCGCGCCGCAGATGCAGGGCATCAGCTCGCGCTGGCTGCTCAGGATGCTCCCGTGGGTGCAGGTGGCCGGCGGTACGTACCGTGTCAACCGGCGTCTCACGTACGCGGTCGGGCGCGGCCGGGTGAGTTTCGTCAAGACGGGGGCGGACGTCCGGCTGGTGCCGCCGTCGCTGCGCGAGCTCCCGGTGCTGCGCGGCTTCGAGGACGACGCCCTGCTGGCGGAGCTGGCGACCCGCTTCGTCCAGCGTGACTTCTCCGCGGGGGATGTGCTGGTCGATGCCGGCCGGCCGGTCGAGGAGGTCTTCCTGATCGCCCACGGCAAGGTCAACAAGGTGGGCACGGGCAAGTACGGTCACGAGACGGTGATCGGCTTCCTCGCGGACGGCGACCATCTCGGGGACGAGGCCCTGCTGCAGGCCGACGCGACCTGGGAATACACGGTGAAGGCCGCCACCGCGGGCACGCTGCTCGCGCTGCCCTGGCCGGCGTTCCAGGAGCTCGCCGACCGCTCCGAGGCGTTGCGCGGCCAGATCCTGTCCCACCTGGCGGGCTCGCAGGCGGCGCAGAATCGTCACGGCGAGGCGGAGATCGAGCTGTCCGTCGGCCACGAGGGCGAGCACGAGCTGCCCGGCACCTTCGTCGACTACGAGCTGGCGCCGCGCGAGTACGAGCTGAGCGTCGCGCAGACGGTGCTCCAGGTGCACAGCCGGGTCGCGGATCTCTACAACCAGCCGATGAACCAGATCGAACAGCAGTTGAAGCTCACGATCGAGGCGCTGCGCGAGGCGCAGGAGCACGAGCTGATCAACAACCGCGAGTTCGGCCTGCTCCAGAACGCGGACTACGACCAGCGCATCCAGACCCACTCCGGCCCGCCCACTCCGGACGACATGGACGAGCTGCTGAGCCGCCGCCGGGGCACCAAGTTCTTCCTCGCCCACCCGAAGGCGATCGCCGCCTTCGGCCGTGAGTGCAGCCGCCGCGGCCTCTACCCGGACGCGCTGGAGGTGCACGGCCATCACGTGCCGGCCTGGCGCGGGGTCCCGATCTTCCCGAGCAACAAGATCCCGATCCTGGACGGGCACACCAGTTCGATCATCGCGCTGCGTACGGGCGAGGACAATCAGGGCGTCATCGGTCTGCACCAGACCGGAATTCCCGACGAGTACCAGCCGAGTCTCTCGGTCCGTTTCATGGGGATCAACGAGAAGGCCATCATCTCCTACCTGGTCAGTGCCTACTATTCCGCCGCCATTCTGGTGCCCGACGCCATCGGCATTCTGGAGAACGTCGATATCGCCCGGCCCCGGGACTGA
- a CDS encoding family 2 encapsulin nanocompartment cargo protein polyprenyl transferase encodes MGIFALERDHLDGSDVESVLARARGFVDPALRTAVDTLPAPLRRVASYHFGWTEPDGSPAAGSSGKAIRPALVLAATQALGGDPAAAAGAAAAIELIHNFSLLHDDVIDGDDTRRHRLTAWRVFGTTEAILAGDALHALALSTLAEDDHPAAQRAVRRLADCVVELCAGQQADCAFEQRDDVSLDECLAMAGSKTGALLGCACAIGALYAGADDLAADAMDAFGREIGLAFQLIDDLIGIWGDPAVTGKPVGADLAARKKSLPVVAALAGGTAEAAVLANLYALDRPLTDEELTRCARAVDKAGGRSWAQGESCERMAAAIAHLAQAVPEPSAADDLLALAELVTRRSH; translated from the coding sequence ATGGGGATCTTCGCGTTGGAACGGGACCACCTGGACGGGAGTGACGTCGAGAGCGTCCTCGCCCGGGCCCGGGGTTTCGTCGACCCGGCGCTGCGCACGGCCGTCGACACACTGCCCGCGCCACTGCGCCGGGTGGCGAGCTACCACTTCGGCTGGACGGAGCCGGACGGCTCCCCGGCCGCCGGGTCCTCCGGCAAGGCGATCAGGCCGGCCCTGGTGCTGGCCGCCACCCAGGCACTCGGCGGCGATCCGGCGGCCGCGGCCGGGGCGGCCGCCGCGATCGAACTCATCCACAACTTCTCGCTCCTCCACGACGACGTCATCGACGGCGACGACACCCGCCGTCACCGGCTCACCGCCTGGCGGGTGTTCGGCACCACCGAGGCGATCCTCGCGGGTGACGCCCTGCACGCGCTGGCGCTGAGCACCCTCGCCGAGGACGACCACCCGGCGGCGCAGCGGGCGGTCCGCCGCCTCGCCGACTGCGTGGTCGAACTCTGTGCGGGACAGCAGGCCGACTGCGCCTTCGAACAGCGCGACGACGTCTCGCTCGACGAGTGCCTGGCCATGGCCGGGTCCAAGACCGGTGCGCTGCTCGGGTGCGCCTGTGCGATCGGAGCCCTCTACGCGGGGGCGGACGACCTCGCGGCGGACGCGATGGACGCCTTCGGCCGGGAGATCGGGCTGGCGTTCCAGCTGATCGACGACCTGATCGGCATCTGGGGCGACCCGGCCGTCACCGGCAAACCGGTCGGCGCGGATCTGGCGGCCCGCAAGAAGTCCCTCCCGGTGGTGGCCGCACTGGCCGGCGGTACGGCCGAGGCCGCGGTCCTCGCCAACCTCTACGCCCTGGACCGTCCGCTGACCGACGAGGAGCTGACGCGCTGCGCCAGGGCGGTGGACAAGGCGGGGGGCCGGTCCTGGGCGCAGGGCGAGTCCTGTGAACGGATGGCCGCGGCGATCGCCCACCTGGCACAGGCCGTGCCCGAGCCCTCGGCGGCCGACGACCTGCTGGCCCTGGCCGAGCTGGTCACCCGGCGGAGCCACTAG
- a CDS encoding DUF1254 domain-containing protein, whose product MGNPTPVDPATVRSTAAEGWVWGYALLENYRTMYPQAVDDADPRHVGGFGVFRHHPQPSTPADTDVVTPNNDTPYSWAWLDLRAEPWVLSVPAVDRYYVMPLHELDTVYAGFVGARSTGRGAGDHLIAGPDWQGEAPAGIDGVIRTATRLIGIVGRTYLAGTDPEAVGELTAIQREYRLRPLHEYAGTPAPPPAPQPVWPVWREEVLESIEFFGVLDFLLGFFPVLATEADLRRRLAALGVDGRGEFEPAALPAGVRTEIERGIVDGRAELERAAAEATGSTGYFGTREQIGSDHLRRAVGAKLGLYGLPFEEAWYGGWVADSEGNSPPDAAERDYVLRFPPDALPPAEFFWSATMYALPGRQLVDNPVQRYSIGDRTPGLVRDPDGGLTLYVQVKRPANADWSANWLPAPDGPFTVVIRLYGPDHSVLDGGWTLPALTPR is encoded by the coding sequence ATGGGAAACCCGACTCCGGTGGACCCGGCCACCGTCCGTTCGACCGCCGCCGAGGGCTGGGTCTGGGGCTACGCCCTGCTGGAGAACTACCGCACCATGTACCCGCAGGCCGTCGACGACGCGGACCCCCGCCATGTCGGCGGCTTCGGTGTCTTCCGGCACCATCCGCAGCCGTCCACGCCCGCCGACACCGACGTCGTCACCCCCAACAACGACACCCCGTACTCCTGGGCCTGGCTCGACCTGCGGGCCGAGCCCTGGGTGCTGTCGGTGCCCGCCGTGGATCGCTACTACGTGATGCCGCTGCACGAGCTGGACACCGTCTACGCCGGGTTCGTCGGAGCCCGGAGCACCGGCCGGGGCGCCGGCGACCATCTGATCGCGGGCCCGGACTGGCAGGGCGAGGCCCCGGCCGGCATCGACGGCGTGATCCGCACCGCCACCCGCCTGATCGGCATCGTCGGCCGTACGTACCTCGCCGGGACGGACCCCGAGGCGGTCGGGGAGCTGACGGCGATCCAGCGGGAGTACCGGCTCCGGCCGCTGCACGAGTACGCCGGCACGCCCGCCCCGCCGCCCGCGCCGCAGCCGGTCTGGCCGGTCTGGCGGGAGGAGGTGCTGGAGAGCATCGAGTTCTTCGGGGTCCTGGACTTCCTGCTCGGCTTCTTCCCGGTACTGGCCACCGAGGCCGATCTGCGCCGTCGGCTCGCCGCCCTGGGCGTCGACGGCCGGGGTGAGTTCGAACCGGCCGCGCTGCCGGCCGGGGTACGCACCGAGATCGAGCGCGGGATCGTGGACGGCCGGGCGGAGCTGGAGCGCGCGGCTGCCGAGGCGACCGGCTCCACCGGCTACTTCGGCACCCGGGAACAGATCGGGAGCGACCACCTCCGGCGGGCCGTCGGCGCGAAGCTCGGCCTGTACGGCCTGCCCTTCGAGGAGGCCTGGTACGGCGGCTGGGTGGCGGACAGCGAGGGCAACAGCCCGCCGGACGCCGCCGAGCGCGACTACGTCCTGCGGTTCCCGCCCGACGCGCTGCCGCCGGCGGAGTTCTTCTGGTCGGCCACCATGTACGCGCTGCCCGGCAGACAGCTGGTGGACAACCCGGTCCAGCGGTACTCCATCGGCGACCGGACTCCCGGGCTGGTCCGTGACCCCGACGGCGGCCTCACCCTGTACGTCCAGGTCAAGCGGCCGGCCAACGCCGATTGGAGTGCCAACTGGCTGCCCGCGCCGGACGGTCCGTTCACCGTCGTCATCCGGCTGTACGGGCCCGACCACTCGGTTCTGGACGGCGGCTGGACCCTTCCGGCGCTCACCCCCCGCTGA